The Halichoerus grypus chromosome 14, mHalGry1.hap1.1, whole genome shotgun sequence genome contains a region encoding:
- the LOC118529722 gene encoding cyclin-dependent kinase 4 inhibitor B isoform X1, translating to MREEDKGMLGGGGDDAGLANASAQGQVETVRQLLETGADPNGVNRFGRRPIQVMMMGSTRVAELLLCHGAEPNCADPTTLTRPVHDAAREGFLDTLVLLHRAGARLDVRDAWGRLPVDLAEERGHRAVAGYLRAAAGD from the exons ATGCGCGAGGAGGACAAGGGCATGCTCGGTGGTGGTGGCGACGACGCGGGCCTGGCCAACGCCTCGGCGCAGGGGCAAGTGGAGACCGTGCGGCAGCTCCTGGAAACCGGTGCGGATCCCAACGGAGTCAACCGCTTCGGGAGGCGGCCGATCCAG GTCATGATGATGGGCAGCACCCGCGTGGCCGAGCTGCTGCTGTGCCACGGCGCGGAGCCCAACTGCGCCGACCCTACCACCCTCACCCGACCTGTGCACGACGCGGCCcgggagggcttcctggacaCGCTCGTGCTGCTGCACCGAGCCGGCGCGCGGCTGGACGTGCGCGATGCCTGGGGCCGCCTGCCCGTGGACCTGGCTGAGGAGCGGGGCCACCGCGCTGTCGCCGGGTACCTGCGCGCAGCTGCAGGAGACTGA
- the LOC118529722 gene encoding cyclin-dependent kinase 4 inhibitor B isoform X2: MNKGERPPWDAAGTEIFTNVPVSLFLEVMMMGSTRVAELLLCHGAEPNCADPTTLTRPVHDAAREGFLDTLVLLHRAGARLDVRDAWGRLPVDLAEERGHRAVAGYLRAAAGD, from the exons ATGAACAAAGGGGAGCGGCCTCCGTGGGACGCGGCTGGGACCGAGATCTTCACCAACGTACCTGTGTCTCTCTTCCTTGAG GTCATGATGATGGGCAGCACCCGCGTGGCCGAGCTGCTGCTGTGCCACGGCGCGGAGCCCAACTGCGCCGACCCTACCACCCTCACCCGACCTGTGCACGACGCGGCCcgggagggcttcctggacaCGCTCGTGCTGCTGCACCGAGCCGGCGCGCGGCTGGACGTGCGCGATGCCTGGGGCCGCCTGCCCGTGGACCTGGCTGAGGAGCGGGGCCACCGCGCTGTCGCCGGGTACCTGCGCGCAGCTGCAGGAGACTGA